The Sesamum indicum cultivar Zhongzhi No. 13 linkage group LG1, S_indicum_v1.0, whole genome shotgun sequence genome includes a window with the following:
- the LOC105161733 gene encoding WPP domain-interacting tail-anchored protein 2 isoform X5: MQIENIRMVSDDAAVFVSDIADLDKQKFVHEGFPYNIEDGEELQNALRVSSEVDMTLAYLTEKLANLEHLLLLVLAGENDTEAIDFENNNVSAEFYEKAFTLDLLFAILNFELRELDGLVVDLQDLIVDTLTKISSCENSAELFTGLARKMHDSEDLLKRPQERLLEMKIQLAKLQMSSFFFKQNEYKHDLDMGVEGELHLATSEWEPGVLTSEKRRVLRMLELSLARELELENKLMELKQNEEDLKLKIQLIDRVAVCMEEAAEVAWGRFLEADNEAEVLMGISKEMLGKLQVVNSDVSSSDKREEEYKSKLQYCIHELNEKEALIEKLNSSIVQLVADNAEVTGLRERVQMLEQRLSRTELELIEASVACETSEQQLRVMEGEIESLREKPYAAESRAGSADEKVTQLTDSNLELTEELEFLRGSNDSNTKKVSLLEKQLRELDIQLQHSRASSEASQEQQNMLYSAIWDMETLIDELRQKVAKAENKTESAEERCVILSETNSELNKELDFLRSRMEFMEISLDQVTLEKRSSAKDISIRTGLIMDMVMQLAVERERIQKQCS, encoded by the exons ATGCAGATTGAAAA CATAAGAATGGTGAGTGATGATGCAGCTGTTTTTGTGTCTGATATTGCTGATCTGGATAAGCAAAAGTTTGTGCATGAAGGGTTCCCATACAACATTGAGGACGGTGAAGAATTACAGAATGCCTTACGAGTATCTTCTGAAGTGGATATGACCTTAGCCTACTTGACTGAGAAGTTAGCAAACTTGGAGCACCTTTTACTGCTCGTCTTAGCCGGTGAAAATGACACTGAAGctattgattttgaaaacaaTAACGTGTCTGCAGAATTTTATGAGAAGGCTTTCACATTGGATCTACTGTTTGCCATACTGAACTTTGAGCTGAGAGAGCTAGATGGTCTAGTGGTTGATCTTCAAGATCTAATTGTCGATACCCTTACCAAGATATCTTCTTGTGAAAATTCAGCAGAATTGTTTACTGGGCTGGCGAGAAAAATGCATGATTCTGAGGATTTACTGAAACGCCCGCAAGAGCGTCTCCTGGAGATGAAGATTCAATTAGCTAAGTTGCAGATGAGCTCATTCTTTTTCAAGCAAAATGAGT ATAAGCATGACTTGGATATGGGTGTGGAAGGAGAACTTCACTTAGCAACCTCAGAATGGGAGCCTGGCGTACTGACATCTGAAAAAAGACGTGTTCTCAGAATGTTGGAACTATCTCTTGCAAGAGAACTGGAACTAGAAAACAAGTTGATGGAGCTCAAACAGAACGAGGAAGATTTGAAGTTAAAGATACAGTTAATAGATCGTGTTGCAGTCTGCATGGAAGAGGCAGCCGAGGTAGCTTGGGGTCGGTTCTTGGAAGCGGATAATGAAGCCGAAGTACTGATGggaatttcaaaagaaatgcTGGGGAAACTTCAGGTTGTTAACTCCGACGTTAGTAGTTCAGacaagagagaagaagaatatAAATCTAAACTGCAATATTGCATTCATGAGTTAAACGAGAAGGAAGCTTTAATTGAGAAGCTCAACAGCAGCATTGTGCAGCTTGTTGCTGATAATGCTGAGGTAACAGGTTTAAGAGAAAGAGTTCAAATGCTAGAACAAAGGCTCAGTAGAACGGAATTGGAGCTTATTGAGGCCAGTGTTGCCTGTGAAACCAGTGAGCAGCAACTTAGAGTAATGGAAGGAGAAATAGAGTCTTTAAGAGAGAAGCCATATGCTGCAGAAAGTCGGGCAGGGAGTGCCGATGAAAAAGTTACTCAATTAACAGACTCGAACCTGGAATTGACAGAAGAGCTTGAATTCCTCAGAGGTAGTAATGATAGCAATACAAAAAAGGTAAGCTTACTTGAGAAGCAATTGAGGGAATTGGATATCCAACTTCAACATTCAAGGGCATCTTCTGAAGCAAGCCAAGAGCAGCAGAACATGTTGTATTCTGCCATTTGGGACATGGAAACCTTAATCGATGAACTGAGACAGAAGGTTGCGAAAGCTGAAAATAAGACAGAGAGTGCTGAAGAGAGATGTGTTATACTGTCTGAAACAAATTCAGAACTCAACAAAGAATTAGATTTTCTAAGATCTAGAATGGAATTCATGGAGATATCTTTGGACCAAGTTACTCTTGAGAAAAGATCAAGTGCAAAAGACATCAGTATAAGAACTGGTCTAATTATGGATATGGTTATGCAACTAGCAGTGGAGAGGGAACGCATACAGAAACAG TGCAGTTGA
- the LOC105161733 gene encoding WPP domain-interacting tail-anchored protein 2 isoform X2: MVSDDAAVFVSDIADLDKQKFVHEGFPYNIEDGEELQNALRVSSEVDMTLAYLTEKLANLEHLLLLVLAGENDTEAIDFENNNVSAEFYEKAFTLDLLFAILNFELRELDGLVVDLQDLIVDTLTKISSCENSAELFTGLARKMHDSEDLLKRPQERLLEMKIQLAKLQMSSFFFKQNEYKHDLDMGVEGELHLATSEWEPGVLTSEKRRVLRMLELSLARELELENKLMELKQNEEDLKLKIQLIDRVAVCMEEAAEVAWGRFLEADNEAEVLMGISKEMLGKLQVVNSDVSSSDKREEEYKSKLQYCIHELNEKEALIEKLNSSIVQLVADNAEVTGLRERVQMLEQRLSRTELELIEASVACETSEQQLRVMEGEIESLREKPYAAESRAGSADEKVTQLTDSNLELTEELEFLRGSNDSNTKKVSLLEKQLRELDIQLQHSRASSEASQEQQNMLYSAIWDMETLIDELRQKVAKAENKTESAEERCVILSETNSELNKELDFLRSRMEFMEISLDQVTLEKRSSAKDISIRTGLIMDMVMQLAVERERIQKQLTYLTKENKLLREKLQKEQNNTSLILQDNRSHDDKELLPSALDSVDRESAKTSALKVTEVSSESVQVQKSAVDALSNENQTVFSSSASHSRNLVLKLEAESSVETGKSRRMYLLMATLILLLSILAAHLFPKRLAVFKPAGS, encoded by the exons ATGGTGAGTGATGATGCAGCTGTTTTTGTGTCTGATATTGCTGATCTGGATAAGCAAAAGTTTGTGCATGAAGGGTTCCCATACAACATTGAGGACGGTGAAGAATTACAGAATGCCTTACGAGTATCTTCTGAAGTGGATATGACCTTAGCCTACTTGACTGAGAAGTTAGCAAACTTGGAGCACCTTTTACTGCTCGTCTTAGCCGGTGAAAATGACACTGAAGctattgattttgaaaacaaTAACGTGTCTGCAGAATTTTATGAGAAGGCTTTCACATTGGATCTACTGTTTGCCATACTGAACTTTGAGCTGAGAGAGCTAGATGGTCTAGTGGTTGATCTTCAAGATCTAATTGTCGATACCCTTACCAAGATATCTTCTTGTGAAAATTCAGCAGAATTGTTTACTGGGCTGGCGAGAAAAATGCATGATTCTGAGGATTTACTGAAACGCCCGCAAGAGCGTCTCCTGGAGATGAAGATTCAATTAGCTAAGTTGCAGATGAGCTCATTCTTTTTCAAGCAAAATGAGT ATAAGCATGACTTGGATATGGGTGTGGAAGGAGAACTTCACTTAGCAACCTCAGAATGGGAGCCTGGCGTACTGACATCTGAAAAAAGACGTGTTCTCAGAATGTTGGAACTATCTCTTGCAAGAGAACTGGAACTAGAAAACAAGTTGATGGAGCTCAAACAGAACGAGGAAGATTTGAAGTTAAAGATACAGTTAATAGATCGTGTTGCAGTCTGCATGGAAGAGGCAGCCGAGGTAGCTTGGGGTCGGTTCTTGGAAGCGGATAATGAAGCCGAAGTACTGATGggaatttcaaaagaaatgcTGGGGAAACTTCAGGTTGTTAACTCCGACGTTAGTAGTTCAGacaagagagaagaagaatatAAATCTAAACTGCAATATTGCATTCATGAGTTAAACGAGAAGGAAGCTTTAATTGAGAAGCTCAACAGCAGCATTGTGCAGCTTGTTGCTGATAATGCTGAGGTAACAGGTTTAAGAGAAAGAGTTCAAATGCTAGAACAAAGGCTCAGTAGAACGGAATTGGAGCTTATTGAGGCCAGTGTTGCCTGTGAAACCAGTGAGCAGCAACTTAGAGTAATGGAAGGAGAAATAGAGTCTTTAAGAGAGAAGCCATATGCTGCAGAAAGTCGGGCAGGGAGTGCCGATGAAAAAGTTACTCAATTAACAGACTCGAACCTGGAATTGACAGAAGAGCTTGAATTCCTCAGAGGTAGTAATGATAGCAATACAAAAAAGGTAAGCTTACTTGAGAAGCAATTGAGGGAATTGGATATCCAACTTCAACATTCAAGGGCATCTTCTGAAGCAAGCCAAGAGCAGCAGAACATGTTGTATTCTGCCATTTGGGACATGGAAACCTTAATCGATGAACTGAGACAGAAGGTTGCGAAAGCTGAAAATAAGACAGAGAGTGCTGAAGAGAGATGTGTTATACTGTCTGAAACAAATTCAGAACTCAACAAAGAATTAGATTTTCTAAGATCTAGAATGGAATTCATGGAGATATCTTTGGACCAAGTTACTCTTGAGAAAAGATCAAGTGCAAAAGACATCAGTATAAGAACTGGTCTAATTATGGATATGGTTATGCAACTAGCAGTGGAGAGGGAACGCATACAGAAACAG TTGACCTATTTGacaaaggaaaacaaattgttAAGAGAGAAATTACAGAAAGAGCAGAATAATACATCTCTAATTCTGCAAGACAACCGGAGTCATGATGATAAAGAGTTACTACCATCTGCGCTTGATTCGGTTGATCGTGAGTCTGCAAAAACTTCTGCATTAAAGGTTACTGAGGTCTCATCAGAAAGTGTCCAG GTGCAGAAATCAGCAGTGGATGCTTTGTCCAACGAGAACCAAACAGTGTTTTCCAGTTCTGCAAGCCACAGCAGAAACTTAGTTTTGAAACTGGAGGCTGAGAGCTCGGTAGAAACTGGTAAATCTCGACGAATGTATCTACTCATGGCAACTCTCATTCTCTTGCTATCAATTTTAGCAGCACATTTGTTTCCAAAAAGACTTGCCGTCTTCAAACCTGCCGGAAGTTGA
- the LOC105161733 gene encoding WPP domain-interacting tail-anchored protein 2 isoform X3, with amino-acid sequence MQIENIRMVSDDAAVFVSDIADLDKQKFVHEGFPYNIEDGEELQNALRVSSEVDMTLAYLTEKLANLEHLLLLVLAGENDTEAIDFENNNVSAEFYEKAFTLDLLFAILNFELRELDGLVVDLQDLIVDTLTKISSCENSAELFTGLARKMHDSEDLLKRPQERLLEMKIQLAKLQMSSFFFKQNEYKHDLDMGVEGELHLATSEWEPGVLTSEKRRVLRMLELSLARELELENKLMELKQNEEDLKLKIQLIDRVAVCMEEAAEVAWGRFLEADNEAEVLMGISKEMLGKLQVVNSDVSSSDKREEEYKSKLQYCIHELNEKEALIEKLNSSIVQLVADNAEVTGLRERVQMLEQRLSRTELELIEASVACETSEQQLRVMEGEIESLREKPYAAESRAGSADEKVTQLTDSNLELTEELEFLRGSNDSNTKKVSLLEKQLRELDIQLQHSRASSEASQEQQNMLYSAIWDMETLIDELRQKVAKAENKTESAEERCVILSETNSELNKELDFLRSRMEFMEISLDQVTLEKRSSAKDISIRTGLIMDMVMQLAVERERIQKQLTYLTKENKLLREKLQKEQNNTSLILQDNRSHDDKELLPSALDSVDRESAKTSALKVTEVSSESVQAGFSFVIPQISMCRNQQWMLCPTRTKQCFPVLQATAET; translated from the exons ATGCAGATTGAAAA CATAAGAATGGTGAGTGATGATGCAGCTGTTTTTGTGTCTGATATTGCTGATCTGGATAAGCAAAAGTTTGTGCATGAAGGGTTCCCATACAACATTGAGGACGGTGAAGAATTACAGAATGCCTTACGAGTATCTTCTGAAGTGGATATGACCTTAGCCTACTTGACTGAGAAGTTAGCAAACTTGGAGCACCTTTTACTGCTCGTCTTAGCCGGTGAAAATGACACTGAAGctattgattttgaaaacaaTAACGTGTCTGCAGAATTTTATGAGAAGGCTTTCACATTGGATCTACTGTTTGCCATACTGAACTTTGAGCTGAGAGAGCTAGATGGTCTAGTGGTTGATCTTCAAGATCTAATTGTCGATACCCTTACCAAGATATCTTCTTGTGAAAATTCAGCAGAATTGTTTACTGGGCTGGCGAGAAAAATGCATGATTCTGAGGATTTACTGAAACGCCCGCAAGAGCGTCTCCTGGAGATGAAGATTCAATTAGCTAAGTTGCAGATGAGCTCATTCTTTTTCAAGCAAAATGAGT ATAAGCATGACTTGGATATGGGTGTGGAAGGAGAACTTCACTTAGCAACCTCAGAATGGGAGCCTGGCGTACTGACATCTGAAAAAAGACGTGTTCTCAGAATGTTGGAACTATCTCTTGCAAGAGAACTGGAACTAGAAAACAAGTTGATGGAGCTCAAACAGAACGAGGAAGATTTGAAGTTAAAGATACAGTTAATAGATCGTGTTGCAGTCTGCATGGAAGAGGCAGCCGAGGTAGCTTGGGGTCGGTTCTTGGAAGCGGATAATGAAGCCGAAGTACTGATGggaatttcaaaagaaatgcTGGGGAAACTTCAGGTTGTTAACTCCGACGTTAGTAGTTCAGacaagagagaagaagaatatAAATCTAAACTGCAATATTGCATTCATGAGTTAAACGAGAAGGAAGCTTTAATTGAGAAGCTCAACAGCAGCATTGTGCAGCTTGTTGCTGATAATGCTGAGGTAACAGGTTTAAGAGAAAGAGTTCAAATGCTAGAACAAAGGCTCAGTAGAACGGAATTGGAGCTTATTGAGGCCAGTGTTGCCTGTGAAACCAGTGAGCAGCAACTTAGAGTAATGGAAGGAGAAATAGAGTCTTTAAGAGAGAAGCCATATGCTGCAGAAAGTCGGGCAGGGAGTGCCGATGAAAAAGTTACTCAATTAACAGACTCGAACCTGGAATTGACAGAAGAGCTTGAATTCCTCAGAGGTAGTAATGATAGCAATACAAAAAAGGTAAGCTTACTTGAGAAGCAATTGAGGGAATTGGATATCCAACTTCAACATTCAAGGGCATCTTCTGAAGCAAGCCAAGAGCAGCAGAACATGTTGTATTCTGCCATTTGGGACATGGAAACCTTAATCGATGAACTGAGACAGAAGGTTGCGAAAGCTGAAAATAAGACAGAGAGTGCTGAAGAGAGATGTGTTATACTGTCTGAAACAAATTCAGAACTCAACAAAGAATTAGATTTTCTAAGATCTAGAATGGAATTCATGGAGATATCTTTGGACCAAGTTACTCTTGAGAAAAGATCAAGTGCAAAAGACATCAGTATAAGAACTGGTCTAATTATGGATATGGTTATGCAACTAGCAGTGGAGAGGGAACGCATACAGAAACAG TTGACCTATTTGacaaaggaaaacaaattgttAAGAGAGAAATTACAGAAAGAGCAGAATAATACATCTCTAATTCTGCAAGACAACCGGAGTCATGATGATAAAGAGTTACTACCATCTGCGCTTGATTCGGTTGATCGTGAGTCTGCAAAAACTTCTGCATTAAAGGTTACTGAGGTCTCATCAGAAAGTGTCCAGGCAGGTTTCTCCTTTGTGATCCCTCAAATCTCCAT GTGCAGAAATCAGCAGTGGATGCTTTGTCCAACGAGAACCAAACAGTGTTTTCCAGTTCTGCAAGCCACAGCAGAAACTTAG
- the LOC105161733 gene encoding WPP domain-interacting tail-anchored protein 2 isoform X4, whose amino-acid sequence MTLAYLTEKLANLEHLLLLVLAGENDTEAIDFENNNVSAEFYEKAFTLDLLFAILNFELRELDGLVVDLQDLIVDTLTKISSCENSAELFTGLARKMHDSEDLLKRPQERLLEMKIQLAKLQMSSFFFKQNEYKHDLDMGVEGELHLATSEWEPGVLTSEKRRVLRMLELSLARELELENKLMELKQNEEDLKLKIQLIDRVAVCMEEAAEVAWGRFLEADNEAEVLMGISKEMLGKLQVVNSDVSSSDKREEEYKSKLQYCIHELNEKEALIEKLNSSIVQLVADNAEVTGLRERVQMLEQRLSRTELELIEASVACETSEQQLRVMEGEIESLREKPYAAESRAGSADEKVTQLTDSNLELTEELEFLRGSNDSNTKKVSLLEKQLRELDIQLQHSRASSEASQEQQNMLYSAIWDMETLIDELRQKVAKAENKTESAEERCVILSETNSELNKELDFLRSRMEFMEISLDQVTLEKRSSAKDISIRTGLIMDMVMQLAVERERIQKQLTYLTKENKLLREKLQKEQNNTSLILQDNRSHDDKELLPSALDSVDRESAKTSALKVTEVSSESVQVQKSAVDALSNENQTVFSSSASHSRNLVLKLEAESSVETGKSRRMYLLMATLILLLSILAAHLFPKRLAVFKPAGS is encoded by the exons ATGACCTTAGCCTACTTGACTGAGAAGTTAGCAAACTTGGAGCACCTTTTACTGCTCGTCTTAGCCGGTGAAAATGACACTGAAGctattgattttgaaaacaaTAACGTGTCTGCAGAATTTTATGAGAAGGCTTTCACATTGGATCTACTGTTTGCCATACTGAACTTTGAGCTGAGAGAGCTAGATGGTCTAGTGGTTGATCTTCAAGATCTAATTGTCGATACCCTTACCAAGATATCTTCTTGTGAAAATTCAGCAGAATTGTTTACTGGGCTGGCGAGAAAAATGCATGATTCTGAGGATTTACTGAAACGCCCGCAAGAGCGTCTCCTGGAGATGAAGATTCAATTAGCTAAGTTGCAGATGAGCTCATTCTTTTTCAAGCAAAATGAGT ATAAGCATGACTTGGATATGGGTGTGGAAGGAGAACTTCACTTAGCAACCTCAGAATGGGAGCCTGGCGTACTGACATCTGAAAAAAGACGTGTTCTCAGAATGTTGGAACTATCTCTTGCAAGAGAACTGGAACTAGAAAACAAGTTGATGGAGCTCAAACAGAACGAGGAAGATTTGAAGTTAAAGATACAGTTAATAGATCGTGTTGCAGTCTGCATGGAAGAGGCAGCCGAGGTAGCTTGGGGTCGGTTCTTGGAAGCGGATAATGAAGCCGAAGTACTGATGggaatttcaaaagaaatgcTGGGGAAACTTCAGGTTGTTAACTCCGACGTTAGTAGTTCAGacaagagagaagaagaatatAAATCTAAACTGCAATATTGCATTCATGAGTTAAACGAGAAGGAAGCTTTAATTGAGAAGCTCAACAGCAGCATTGTGCAGCTTGTTGCTGATAATGCTGAGGTAACAGGTTTAAGAGAAAGAGTTCAAATGCTAGAACAAAGGCTCAGTAGAACGGAATTGGAGCTTATTGAGGCCAGTGTTGCCTGTGAAACCAGTGAGCAGCAACTTAGAGTAATGGAAGGAGAAATAGAGTCTTTAAGAGAGAAGCCATATGCTGCAGAAAGTCGGGCAGGGAGTGCCGATGAAAAAGTTACTCAATTAACAGACTCGAACCTGGAATTGACAGAAGAGCTTGAATTCCTCAGAGGTAGTAATGATAGCAATACAAAAAAGGTAAGCTTACTTGAGAAGCAATTGAGGGAATTGGATATCCAACTTCAACATTCAAGGGCATCTTCTGAAGCAAGCCAAGAGCAGCAGAACATGTTGTATTCTGCCATTTGGGACATGGAAACCTTAATCGATGAACTGAGACAGAAGGTTGCGAAAGCTGAAAATAAGACAGAGAGTGCTGAAGAGAGATGTGTTATACTGTCTGAAACAAATTCAGAACTCAACAAAGAATTAGATTTTCTAAGATCTAGAATGGAATTCATGGAGATATCTTTGGACCAAGTTACTCTTGAGAAAAGATCAAGTGCAAAAGACATCAGTATAAGAACTGGTCTAATTATGGATATGGTTATGCAACTAGCAGTGGAGAGGGAACGCATACAGAAACAG TTGACCTATTTGacaaaggaaaacaaattgttAAGAGAGAAATTACAGAAAGAGCAGAATAATACATCTCTAATTCTGCAAGACAACCGGAGTCATGATGATAAAGAGTTACTACCATCTGCGCTTGATTCGGTTGATCGTGAGTCTGCAAAAACTTCTGCATTAAAGGTTACTGAGGTCTCATCAGAAAGTGTCCAG GTGCAGAAATCAGCAGTGGATGCTTTGTCCAACGAGAACCAAACAGTGTTTTCCAGTTCTGCAAGCCACAGCAGAAACTTAGTTTTGAAACTGGAGGCTGAGAGCTCGGTAGAAACTGGTAAATCTCGACGAATGTATCTACTCATGGCAACTCTCATTCTCTTGCTATCAATTTTAGCAGCACATTTGTTTCCAAAAAGACTTGCCGTCTTCAAACCTGCCGGAAGTTGA
- the LOC105161733 gene encoding WPP domain-interacting tail-anchored protein 2 isoform X1: MQIENIRMVSDDAAVFVSDIADLDKQKFVHEGFPYNIEDGEELQNALRVSSEVDMTLAYLTEKLANLEHLLLLVLAGENDTEAIDFENNNVSAEFYEKAFTLDLLFAILNFELRELDGLVVDLQDLIVDTLTKISSCENSAELFTGLARKMHDSEDLLKRPQERLLEMKIQLAKLQMSSFFFKQNEYKHDLDMGVEGELHLATSEWEPGVLTSEKRRVLRMLELSLARELELENKLMELKQNEEDLKLKIQLIDRVAVCMEEAAEVAWGRFLEADNEAEVLMGISKEMLGKLQVVNSDVSSSDKREEEYKSKLQYCIHELNEKEALIEKLNSSIVQLVADNAEVTGLRERVQMLEQRLSRTELELIEASVACETSEQQLRVMEGEIESLREKPYAAESRAGSADEKVTQLTDSNLELTEELEFLRGSNDSNTKKVSLLEKQLRELDIQLQHSRASSEASQEQQNMLYSAIWDMETLIDELRQKVAKAENKTESAEERCVILSETNSELNKELDFLRSRMEFMEISLDQVTLEKRSSAKDISIRTGLIMDMVMQLAVERERIQKQLTYLTKENKLLREKLQKEQNNTSLILQDNRSHDDKELLPSALDSVDRESAKTSALKVTEVSSESVQVQKSAVDALSNENQTVFSSSASHSRNLVLKLEAESSVETGKSRRMYLLMATLILLLSILAAHLFPKRLAVFKPAGS; the protein is encoded by the exons ATGCAGATTGAAAA CATAAGAATGGTGAGTGATGATGCAGCTGTTTTTGTGTCTGATATTGCTGATCTGGATAAGCAAAAGTTTGTGCATGAAGGGTTCCCATACAACATTGAGGACGGTGAAGAATTACAGAATGCCTTACGAGTATCTTCTGAAGTGGATATGACCTTAGCCTACTTGACTGAGAAGTTAGCAAACTTGGAGCACCTTTTACTGCTCGTCTTAGCCGGTGAAAATGACACTGAAGctattgattttgaaaacaaTAACGTGTCTGCAGAATTTTATGAGAAGGCTTTCACATTGGATCTACTGTTTGCCATACTGAACTTTGAGCTGAGAGAGCTAGATGGTCTAGTGGTTGATCTTCAAGATCTAATTGTCGATACCCTTACCAAGATATCTTCTTGTGAAAATTCAGCAGAATTGTTTACTGGGCTGGCGAGAAAAATGCATGATTCTGAGGATTTACTGAAACGCCCGCAAGAGCGTCTCCTGGAGATGAAGATTCAATTAGCTAAGTTGCAGATGAGCTCATTCTTTTTCAAGCAAAATGAGT ATAAGCATGACTTGGATATGGGTGTGGAAGGAGAACTTCACTTAGCAACCTCAGAATGGGAGCCTGGCGTACTGACATCTGAAAAAAGACGTGTTCTCAGAATGTTGGAACTATCTCTTGCAAGAGAACTGGAACTAGAAAACAAGTTGATGGAGCTCAAACAGAACGAGGAAGATTTGAAGTTAAAGATACAGTTAATAGATCGTGTTGCAGTCTGCATGGAAGAGGCAGCCGAGGTAGCTTGGGGTCGGTTCTTGGAAGCGGATAATGAAGCCGAAGTACTGATGggaatttcaaaagaaatgcTGGGGAAACTTCAGGTTGTTAACTCCGACGTTAGTAGTTCAGacaagagagaagaagaatatAAATCTAAACTGCAATATTGCATTCATGAGTTAAACGAGAAGGAAGCTTTAATTGAGAAGCTCAACAGCAGCATTGTGCAGCTTGTTGCTGATAATGCTGAGGTAACAGGTTTAAGAGAAAGAGTTCAAATGCTAGAACAAAGGCTCAGTAGAACGGAATTGGAGCTTATTGAGGCCAGTGTTGCCTGTGAAACCAGTGAGCAGCAACTTAGAGTAATGGAAGGAGAAATAGAGTCTTTAAGAGAGAAGCCATATGCTGCAGAAAGTCGGGCAGGGAGTGCCGATGAAAAAGTTACTCAATTAACAGACTCGAACCTGGAATTGACAGAAGAGCTTGAATTCCTCAGAGGTAGTAATGATAGCAATACAAAAAAGGTAAGCTTACTTGAGAAGCAATTGAGGGAATTGGATATCCAACTTCAACATTCAAGGGCATCTTCTGAAGCAAGCCAAGAGCAGCAGAACATGTTGTATTCTGCCATTTGGGACATGGAAACCTTAATCGATGAACTGAGACAGAAGGTTGCGAAAGCTGAAAATAAGACAGAGAGTGCTGAAGAGAGATGTGTTATACTGTCTGAAACAAATTCAGAACTCAACAAAGAATTAGATTTTCTAAGATCTAGAATGGAATTCATGGAGATATCTTTGGACCAAGTTACTCTTGAGAAAAGATCAAGTGCAAAAGACATCAGTATAAGAACTGGTCTAATTATGGATATGGTTATGCAACTAGCAGTGGAGAGGGAACGCATACAGAAACAG TTGACCTATTTGacaaaggaaaacaaattgttAAGAGAGAAATTACAGAAAGAGCAGAATAATACATCTCTAATTCTGCAAGACAACCGGAGTCATGATGATAAAGAGTTACTACCATCTGCGCTTGATTCGGTTGATCGTGAGTCTGCAAAAACTTCTGCATTAAAGGTTACTGAGGTCTCATCAGAAAGTGTCCAG GTGCAGAAATCAGCAGTGGATGCTTTGTCCAACGAGAACCAAACAGTGTTTTCCAGTTCTGCAAGCCACAGCAGAAACTTAGTTTTGAAACTGGAGGCTGAGAGCTCGGTAGAAACTGGTAAATCTCGACGAATGTATCTACTCATGGCAACTCTCATTCTCTTGCTATCAATTTTAGCAGCACATTTGTTTCCAAAAAGACTTGCCGTCTTCAAACCTGCCGGAAGTTGA